The window TGTTCTATGAGATCAATCACCTGCTGGAGCCTGATGAATTGCCGGAACTGGGGCCACATGAATATTTCCTGTACATCAACTATTTTGATGTTAAGCGACAATTTGTACAGCGTCTTTCCGATAAATACAGGGATAGGCTCATTGTTGATTGTACGCAGGCCTTCTTTATGAAAGGCAATGGCTGGTCATGGTTCTTTAATTCATGCCGTAAATACTTTGGCGTACCCGACGGATCATTCCTGTATGCCCCGCAACACATCAACCTGTCTGGCTATTCCGGCAGGAATGAACAATACCTCGTTTCCCACCTGATCACCAGGTTCAACGATCATGTACAGGAAGGATACCGGGCCTTTCTTGAAAATGAGGTGCTGTGCGGCACTGAAATTACCGGTATGTCCAAATTGAGTGAATACCTGCTTTCCAACATTAATTATGAAATGGTGATCGGCAAACGGTATAGCAACTACAGTTACCTCGATACTGTTTTCCGGGAGCAGCATTTATTTCCACCGGAGGGCCGTGACGATTGTGTGCCCATGGTATACCCGGTACTGTTGAATAAGCCGGTAAGCAGAAAGTTGTTTGGCGATCACCAGGTATTTATTCCCACCTATTGGACAGATGTGCGGGAACGGGATTACCCTGGTTTTGAAATTGAAAAATTAGTCTCGGATCATTTATTGCCGCTTCCCATTGACCACCGGTATAACCAGGTAGATATGGAAAGGATGGTAAAGCTGATAAAAAACCTGACATGAACTACTCAGTGTACATACGACCCCTCGTCATTCAGGATGCACTGGTGTCCTACCAATGGCGTAATAACCCCCGGATATGGCGGTTTACCGGCGCAAGACCCGATAAATACATTACCCCCGAAATAGAAACTGCCTGGCTTATGGAGGTGCTTCAGCGGGAGAACGAAAGGCGGTTTGCGATATGCCTGCAAGGAGATAATAGATACATAGGGAACATTTTCCTGACGGACATCCTCGACAGGGAAGGGCAAATGCACATTTTTATCGGTGAAATGGAGTACTGGGGCAAACGAAGGGCTTACGAGGCCATCTGTTTAATATTTGACCATGGGTTTAATGAATTAATGCTGGATACGATCTACGTACAGATCAACTCCAGGAATGCTGCGGCGATCATATTGGGTCAATCAGTTGGCTTCCGGAAGATATCAGAGTACTACGATACCAATAAAGAAATGATGCTGGAGAAAATGATCTTTACACGGCACATGTATGATTTGCAGGCCCACCGGGATAATGCCAACAAAGAAGCGGACCAGCTTTAATAAACAGATACCCCCTGCCTGAAACAGTATACAAAAAACACAATCAGATGACAAGGCCATTGGTCTCGGTATGTATTATCACGTTCAACCACGAAAATTACATCAGGCAGTGCCTGGAAGGGGTGGTAATGCAACAAACCGATTTTCCCTTTGAAGTGGTCATTGGGGAGGATTGCTCTACCGACAATACCCGGCGTATTGTTGCGGAATTTGAAGCCAGGTATCCAGGCATCATCAAGCCGGTATACCATACAGCCAACGTGGGAGGCGCCAGGAATGGGTACGAGTTTTGTTATCCCCGGTTAACCGGTAAGTATATAGCTATATGTGAAGGAGATGATTACTGGACCGACAACTGCAAATTGCAGAAACAGGTTGACTTCCTGGAACGGCATCCGGCGTATGTAATGTGTTTCCACCGCGTACAAAGCGTGGATGAAAATGATAAGCTGCTCAATGGACAGGAAGCATTGAACAGTATAGCCTCTTACGATCCACGGGAAATCTTTCATATCAGTATTCCCACCCTGTCTGTGGTATTCAGGAAATGCTTTGAGGTGATACCCCCTGAGATGTTCAAAGCAAAAAGCGGCGACACTTTCCTGTTTGGTTTGCTGTCGGGATATGGAAAGGCGGCCGACCTGGGATTTGTCGGTGCCAGGTACCGTAAGCACAGTGGCGGTGTATACAGTCCTAAAAAACTGGTGGACCAGTTTAAACAGACTATTGAAACGAGGAAATTGATGAAACAGTGCTCCCTATTTGCCAAAGAGCAAAAAACAGAAATTCACAAGGAGATCAGGAAGAGGAAAATATTGTACATCAAGTATTTTATTAAAAAGTACGAACTGCTGAATTCCTTTAAAATATTTATAGCATAGATCCGATAAGTATGATACCTGAAATTATTGATGTTGTTTATTTCCCCTTAACTCAAAAATTAAGCATCCGTGAAGCTTGCTATCATGCAACCCTATTTTTTCCCTTATATCGCCTATTACCAAATGGTAAAGGCTGTTGACAGGTTCGTTTTTTATGATGATGTCAATTATATCAAGGGGGGATGGATCAATCGTAACCGTATTTTAATAAACGGTATTCCTTCCTATATCAATGTAATAATGAAAAATGCCAGTCCCTTTAAGCATATCGATGAAATAATAGTAAATGACAGGATCCAATGGAAGGACAAATTACTGAAGTCGATACGATTGAACTATGCGAAGGCGCCCTTCTTAAAAGAGGTATTCCCGTTGGTAGCCTCTGTTGTGTATATTAAAAGTAACAGACTGGTAGATTATTCGAGAAAGAGTATTGAAGAAGTAATGGCTTATCTTGAAATTAAAAAAGATTTTGTGGAGAGCTCAAAAATATACAATAACGCTCACCTTAAATCAATAGAAAGAATACTGGATATCTGCAGGCAGAGTAACTCAACAGAATATATAAACCTTATCGGCGGAAGAAGCTTGTACAACAAAGAACTGTTCAAAGAACATGGGGTTGATCTCTTTTTTATTGATAGCGGAATTGTTACTTATCCTCAGTTTAAGAGATACTTTGTTCCTCATCTTTCAATAATAGACGTCTTGATGTTTAATCCCAAAGAACAGGTTATTAATATGCTGGATAAGTATCGGTTGGCCTAAGCATATTGTGATTGATCATCAATATTGCTTTTTAGTTACAAAATATTATATTATGATGCCGATAACAGATTTTCTTACTGCTATTAAAGAAAATGGCTGGGTACACTTTAAACAATGTCTCGAACCCGCTTTTGTAGACGAACTAAACAGCGCACTGGTAACAACCTATGAGATCTGCCGGAATATACAGCTTAGAAATGGGCTGGCCGGGAATACAGATGGTACTGTACATCATGTGCTTGGTCAACAACCGGTCTTTCTGCAATTTATTAAAAGGCTGGAGTTACATGATTATATAAAATCGTTTTTTAGTGTTCCTTATATCCTGAATTCTTTTGGAGGGGTTATTAATTTGCCGCATAAAGCTTCCTACGTATGCAACATGCACCGCGATATCCGCACCTTTTATAATATTCCCATGATGATGAACATGCTGGTGATGCTGGATGATTTTACATTGGAAAATGGGGCAACCTATTTTTTGTCAGGTTCTAACAAATACGATGAAAGACCTGATGAAATATATTTTTATGAGCATGCCGACAGGGCCATAGGGAAAGCCGGTGATATTATCCTGTTCGATTCACTGGTGTGGCATGCCGCTGGAAAAAATACAACCGATAAAGCTAGAAGGGCGCTTACACTCACCTTTTCCCGGCCTTTTATGAAGCAGCAACTCGATTACCCCCGCCTGATTGGCTACGACCGTAACAACGATGAGGAGTTTTCAGAAGAGGTGCGCCAGGTAATTGGCTATAATGCCCGGGTGCCGGTTGACCTGGATGAATGGTACCAACCTCCTGCCAAAAGATTTTATAAGCCAGGGCAGGGATAAGCAAAACCGATGATATGTCATTTATATTAAGAGAGATCCGTCATGACGACCTGCCATTGATCAACCGGTGGCGCAATGACCCGGAGATCATCAGCCTGCTGGGCAATAACTTCCTGTATATTTCACGCGATGTGGATGATGCCTGGTTTGAACAATACCTGCAGAACAGGGATAAGGCAAAACGTTTTGCCATTATAGAGGAGGCCAATGAATGTATGATAGGCACTACCCAATTAACCGGTATTCATGCCATCAATCAGTCCGCTGAATTTTCTATTGCCATTGGCGAAAGGAGATATTGGAATAAAGGGGCTGGACAGATCGCTTCCCGGCTGGTGCTTGCCCACGGCTTCTGCGACCTTAACCTGTACCGCATTTACCTTACTGTGCTGGTCAGGAATACAAGGGCCATCCATCTATACGAAAAGATCGGTTTTGTGCGGGAAGGGGTTTTAAGAGGATCTGTTTATAAGCAGGGCGTATTTGAAGACCAGGTGATCATGTCAATACTGAAAGAAGAGTATTTTTCATCCTCCGCAGCGAACCTGCGGCAAATACCTGAACCCAATGCCTCCGCTCGTATCGGTTTGCACCATCACCTATAACCATGAGAAATACATTGGTCAGTGCCTGGAAGGGTTATTGATGCAAAAAACCAGCTTCCCTTTTGAGGTCGTGATCGGGGAGGATTGTTCTACTGATAATACCCGGAACATTATCCGGTCTTTTGAAGAAAAGTATCCGGACATTATCAGGCCCATCTATCACAACCGGAATGTAGGCGCTGCACGGAACCATTTTGAATATTGTTTTGCAAAGATCACCAGCCCGTACATTGCTATTTGTGATGGAGACGATTACTGGACGGATCCGGATAAATTACAGAAGCAGGTGGATTTCCTGGAACAGCATCCTGAATGTGTTTTGTGCTTTCACCGGATCAACTCGGTCGACCAGGATAACAGGATCATACAGCAGCAGGAACCGGCAGAAGTTCCCATTTTCTATAGCTGGAAGGATATTCTGCACATCAGTATCCCCACCCTGGCAGTCGTATTCAGGAACTGCATTGACCGGTTTCCCCGGGAAATATTCGAGGTAAAAAGCGGGGATACCTTTTTATTCGGCATGCTTTCCCGCTATGGCGGCGCGGCCGATCTGGGCTTTGTAGGCGCTCATTATCGCATACATGCGGGAGGCACCTATTCCGGTAAAAGCCAGGTAGAGCAATACCGGCAAACCATACATACGAGGAAACTCATGCAGCGCTCCGCCTTTTTCAACAGGGAGCAGGCTGTTGAGATCAGGAAAGAAATAAACAGGAGAAAAAAAAGGTACATCAAACATTTCATTAAGAAGAAACAGTTGGCCAATTGCCTGAAAATAATATTCACCTGACAACCCGACCGTTTTATGATCACTATTATTACACCTACTTATAACCGGGAAGTGTTGGTGCAAAACACCATCCGGAGTATACTGGATCAAACCTACCGTAACTGGGAGTTGATCATTGTAGATGATGGCTCAACGGACAATACGGAGCAGGTGATACAACCTTACCTGTCGGATGGCAGGATTAAATACATTAAGAAACCTAATTCCGGGCAGGCAGATAGCCTGAACAAAGGAGCTGCACACGCCACCGGCGATTACATTACTTTCCTGGACAGTGATGATGAAGCCTACCCGGGCTGGCTGCAAACAGTGCAGGAACATATTAAAGAGGATACCGGCATTCTTTGTGCAGGCGCCATCCGCAAATACCCGGATGGATTGCTGGCAAAGGAAGGCATGAATGAGTTCCACTTTTTTGGTAAAACATACTACCTCAAGTTCACCTGCGGTTCTTTATTTATTAAACGATTGGTCTTTGAGGATATTGGTGGGTATGATGCATCCCTCAGGTCCAACATTCAAACCGATCTTGGCTACAGGCTGCTGGCTTACCTGAGGAATACCCCCCTGAAGGCGGTGGTGATCAATGAATACCTCGTTCAGATCAATGTACACGAGGGCGAGCGCATCCGTACCAACTGGAAAAGAAGAAGGGAGGGCG of the Paraflavitalea devenefica genome contains:
- a CDS encoding GNAT family N-acetyltransferase; amino-acid sequence: MNYSVYIRPLVIQDALVSYQWRNNPRIWRFTGARPDKYITPEIETAWLMEVLQRENERRFAICLQGDNRYIGNIFLTDILDREGQMHIFIGEMEYWGKRRAYEAICLIFDHGFNELMLDTIYVQINSRNAAAIILGQSVGFRKISEYYDTNKEMMLEKMIFTRHMYDLQAHRDNANKEADQL
- a CDS encoding glycosyltransferase family 2 protein codes for the protein MTRPLVSVCIITFNHENYIRQCLEGVVMQQTDFPFEVVIGEDCSTDNTRRIVAEFEARYPGIIKPVYHTANVGGARNGYEFCYPRLTGKYIAICEGDDYWTDNCKLQKQVDFLERHPAYVMCFHRVQSVDENDKLLNGQEALNSIASYDPREIFHISIPTLSVVFRKCFEVIPPEMFKAKSGDTFLFGLLSGYGKAADLGFVGARYRKHSGGVYSPKKLVDQFKQTIETRKLMKQCSLFAKEQKTEIHKEIRKRKILYIKYFIKKYELLNSFKIFIA
- a CDS encoding WbqC family protein; protein product: MQPYFFPYIAYYQMVKAVDRFVFYDDVNYIKGGWINRNRILINGIPSYINVIMKNASPFKHIDEIIVNDRIQWKDKLLKSIRLNYAKAPFLKEVFPLVASVVYIKSNRLVDYSRKSIEEVMAYLEIKKDFVESSKIYNNAHLKSIERILDICRQSNSTEYINLIGGRSLYNKELFKEHGVDLFFIDSGIVTYPQFKRYFVPHLSIIDVLMFNPKEQVINMLDKYRLA
- a CDS encoding phytanoyl-CoA dioxygenase family protein, which translates into the protein MMPITDFLTAIKENGWVHFKQCLEPAFVDELNSALVTTYEICRNIQLRNGLAGNTDGTVHHVLGQQPVFLQFIKRLELHDYIKSFFSVPYILNSFGGVINLPHKASYVCNMHRDIRTFYNIPMMMNMLVMLDDFTLENGATYFLSGSNKYDERPDEIYFYEHADRAIGKAGDIILFDSLVWHAAGKNTTDKARRALTLTFSRPFMKQQLDYPRLIGYDRNNDEEFSEEVRQVIGYNARVPVDLDEWYQPPAKRFYKPGQG
- a CDS encoding GNAT family N-acetyltransferase, translated to MSFILREIRHDDLPLINRWRNDPEIISLLGNNFLYISRDVDDAWFEQYLQNRDKAKRFAIIEEANECMIGTTQLTGIHAINQSAEFSIAIGERRYWNKGAGQIASRLVLAHGFCDLNLYRIYLTVLVRNTRAIHLYEKIGFVREGVLRGSVYKQGVFEDQVIMSILKEEYFSSSAANLRQIPEPNASARIGLHHHL
- a CDS encoding glycosyltransferase family 2 protein, whose protein sequence is MPPLVSVCTITYNHEKYIGQCLEGLLMQKTSFPFEVVIGEDCSTDNTRNIIRSFEEKYPDIIRPIYHNRNVGAARNHFEYCFAKITSPYIAICDGDDYWTDPDKLQKQVDFLEQHPECVLCFHRINSVDQDNRIIQQQEPAEVPIFYSWKDILHISIPTLAVVFRNCIDRFPREIFEVKSGDTFLFGMLSRYGGAADLGFVGAHYRIHAGGTYSGKSQVEQYRQTIHTRKLMQRSAFFNREQAVEIRKEINRRKKRYIKHFIKKKQLANCLKIIFT
- a CDS encoding glycosyltransferase family 2 protein, with the protein product MITIITPTYNREVLVQNTIRSILDQTYRNWELIIVDDGSTDNTEQVIQPYLSDGRIKYIKKPNSGQADSLNKGAAHATGDYITFLDSDDEAYPGWLQTVQEHIKEDTGILCAGAIRKYPDGLLAKEGMNEFHFFGKTYYLKFTCGSLFIKRLVFEDIGGYDASLRSNIQTDLGYRLLAYLRNTPLKAVVINEYLVQINVHEGERIRTNWKRRREGGIQFIQKHYRFMYENDRKEIANVYSTIAFSSYKLRKRSESVAYLFKAIRHNPVRWINYMRVFKYAFL